The Hugenholtzia roseola DSM 9546 genomic sequence GTGTCGGTGCGCACCTGCGGCTTCTTCGCCCTTCGCTACTTCCGAAACGACATACTGCGCATAACGCCCTGTAAGGTCGGCATTTCCTTTTTTCAAACGTCCTTCCAAATCGCTAACTTTGAACGTACCTTTTTCACGAATTTCAAGGGTCTGTCCGCTGCTGTGCAGAAGTCCCAAATAGCTGCCGTCTGCTAAGGTAATTTGGTCGTTAGGGCTAAGGGTTGTCCCGATTCGGAGAGCCTCGCTGCCCTTTGTGTTGTTGCCCTTAGCCGCCAAAACTCTAAAAGAAGAACTTTGTGCAAAGGCAGTGCTTCCTAAAAGGAAAAAGAAAGCGATTAAAAATGAGAGTTTAGTTTTCATGATGCGCTTTTGATTTGAAATAAAGAGAGATATGGTATAGAGAGTAATTTTACAAAAAGGTTTAAAGGGTGAGAAAAAAAGGTGATAGCGACTTATTTTCCAAGCCCAATTATTTGAAAAGCGTTTTTGATTTGAGAAACTAACGCAGCCCTTTTCAAAAAAGTTTTGAAGGGGCAAAATTTTCTACGCCTTAGTCTTCATTTTAAAGGTCTGACGGCTTTATTGGCGGTAGCCTCGAACTTCTACTAATAAGCAAAAGCAAAGATACGATTTTTTTCAAAATACTGAAAATCAGGTTTTTGAATAAGCCCTATCTTGTTTGTTTCCTGTATTTTGACAAGATAAAAAAGATAAAGCAGACCAAAACAAGTGCGTTAGTACATTGTTAAGATTTTCTAATAAGTACGCTACTCCTCCTTCAAAAGTTGCGCCACGAAGGTAGAAATTTTGTCTATATGAGCCTGATAACTCGCTCCTGTGCTGGGACCTGAAAAACCTGTGTGAATCTTGCGGACTTTGCCTTTCTTATCGATAAAAATCGTAGTAGGGAAAGCAATCGTACCCTCCAACATAGGCAAGGACTGTTCCACAAATTGCCTTTCATTTGTACCTGCAAAAAGAAGTTCGTAGGTTACCTTCATTTTGTTTTCAAGACGCTGCAATCTTTTTTGTGCCTGCTCAAAATTATCAGTCTGCTCGTAAGCCAAACCGATAATTTCTAAGCCCTGTGCTTTATTTTTTTCATAAAAAGGAGCTAAAAAAGCAACTTCGTCCATGCAGTTGTGGCACCAAGTACCCAAAATCTGAACGATAACAACCTTGTTTTGAAAGCGCGTATCAGTTAGGGCTACTTCTTTGCCCTCGATATTGGGAAAGCGAAACTGTATCTTATCAAAACCTTCTTTTAGTTTGGTTAGGCTCTCGGCATCAGGTAGCTCAAAGGTAGGATTAAAGGTTGCCTGCCAAGTTTGGTGTGTAGAAGCTCCTGCCCAAAAATCGCCTTTGAGCCTGCGTTTTTGAGTGCTTGTATCGAGAGTCGCCTCAAATCGCGTTGCCGTTGCCCCATCAAAGCCTGAAAGTTTGAGCGTATTTCCTTCTACGATACCCTCTAAAAAGCGATAGTCGCCTGTTTTGGTCTGAAAAGTGCCTGTTAGGATTGCGCCTTCCTGTGAAAAGGTCGCTAAGGCAGGCACGCTATCGCCGTTGGCTTTTAGGAAGTAGGTTTCCCAACTACCCGAAAAATCGCTGATAGGTGGCTCTTTGGCTTCAAAGCGCGGCATTTCTGTTTTTTCTGCCGAAAAAGGCAAATCGGTAGCCTTTCCAAAGCTACGCCTACGCCATACACCCTGCAAGGTATTGGTCGACGAAAGAGTTGCTTCTATTTCAGCATCAAAAATATAGAGCGGAATCGTAAAAAGGCTATCTTTTTGGATAACCTCATCTAAGCGAAAACGCTCCTGCCCATTGAGCAACGTCCATACAAAGTTGCCTGCACTATCTTTTTCTACCTCAAAGAGAAAAGGCACGCGCTTGCCCTCTACAATTTCTACCTCGCCACGCCACTTGCCCATTTCGAGCGTCCATGTCTTGGGTTTTTCGGTGGGCTTATCCTGACAAGCGGAAAAAAAGGCGAGGAAAAGCAAAGCCGCTGCCGCTTTCCAACCAATCAAATTTATCCGAAGAAAAGCAGAAAAGGAAAACTTCATATTAAGCAAATAATTGTGATTATAGTTCATAAAGAAAATTTATTTGACCTTTAAGACAAGCTAAAGCAACGA encodes the following:
- a CDS encoding TlpA disulfide reductase family protein; the encoded protein is MNYNHNYLLNMKFSFSAFLRINLIGWKAAAALLFLAFFSACQDKPTEKPKTWTLEMGKWRGEVEIVEGKRVPFLFEVEKDSAGNFVWTLLNGQERFRLDEVIQKDSLFTIPLYIFDAEIEATLSSTNTLQGVWRRRSFGKATDLPFSAEKTEMPRFEAKEPPISDFSGSWETYFLKANGDSVPALATFSQEGAILTGTFQTKTGDYRFLEGIVEGNTLKLSGFDGATATRFEATLDTSTQKRRLKGDFWAGASTHQTWQATFNPTFELPDAESLTKLKEGFDKIQFRFPNIEGKEVALTDTRFQNKVVIVQILGTWCHNCMDEVAFLAPFYEKNKAQGLEIIGLAYEQTDNFEQAQKRLQRLENKMKVTYELLFAGTNERQFVEQSLPMLEGTIAFPTTIFIDKKGKVRKIHTGFSGPSTGASYQAHIDKISTFVAQLLKEE